The following are from one region of the Bacillota bacterium genome:
- the infB gene encoding translation initiation factor IF-2, which produces MCLAKIRVYELAKELGKSSKDILQLLADSGVPGKNHMSALEENVARFVRNRFAERDGKASGQARAQTQPQTQAHAQARAQAEAQAQAQILPRRAQDQVRPPRQPDMRPGPRSAHPGSHQAQASRSSFSNNYRSGRDYNGRRDRRQGAPGAPGAHQPGAYHGSRPSWQRDARQPSAATRPAPAGASRPGSGSGPGVARGDRGGIVQSQPRPQPARPASAQARQGARGVDVPGRRPGVAPAGGSKEQLARHPAGAAATRPAPRPESRVEPSPRPEPKPASKPAQAPAAAAPGEPAARKEKAGDKVIQLAQVRSGKRESRTSERISRVAVERGEVRKAVRPLVPTRRREKIQREKKVALPETIMVKDLAAKMGVSSSDVIKNLLELGVIVNINQEIDFDTASIIADEYGFDVEPESKAEAREFGIEDTEDDPASLVIRPPVVTIMGHVDHGKTSLLDVIRETNVTAQEAGGITQHIGAYQVELNGRKITFIDTPGHEAFTAMRARGAQVTDIAILVVAADDGVMPQTVEAINHARAAGVPIIVAINKIDKPNAQPDRVKQELSEHGLVPEEWGGDTVCVEVSALKRIGIEGLLEMILLVADMRDLKANPDRPAKGTVIEAELDKGRGPVATVLIEKGTLNIGDSIVVGDVAGRVRAMIDDKGESVRKAVPSMPVEVLGLSDVPKAGDILQVVPEDRLAKQLANRRQERKRAEDISPARRISLDDLFDRIKEGEVKELKLIIKADVQGSVEALRQALERLSTDEVKVNIIHSGVGAITESDIMLASASSAIVIGFQVRPDANAKKMAERDGVDVRLYRIIYDATEDIKAAMEGMLEPEYHEVVMGKAQVRATFKIPKVGMIAGSYVEEGKITRDADVRVLRDNIVVHEGKIESLKRFKDDVREVLQGFECGIGLQNFNDIKEGDIIEAFKLEESHRQL; this is translated from the coding sequence ATGTGTTTGGCGAAAATTAGGGTATACGAACTAGCAAAGGAACTTGGTAAGAGTAGCAAGGATATCCTGCAATTGCTGGCGGACTCGGGCGTGCCAGGCAAGAATCACATGAGCGCCCTCGAGGAGAATGTTGCCAGGTTCGTAAGGAACAGATTTGCCGAAAGGGATGGAAAGGCCTCGGGCCAGGCCCGGGCTCAGACCCAGCCTCAGACCCAGGCTCACGCTCAAGCTCGGGCTCAGGCCGAGGCTCAGGCTCAGGCTCAGATCCTGCCTCGACGGGCTCAGGATCAGGTTCGCCCGCCGAGGCAGCCCGACATGAGACCGGGGCCTCGCTCGGCTCATCCGGGGTCTCACCAGGCCCAGGCCAGTAGGAGCTCGTTCTCGAATAACTACAGGAGCGGGCGGGATTATAACGGGCGGCGCGATAGGCGACAGGGTGCGCCAGGCGCACCAGGTGCGCACCAGCCAGGCGCATATCATGGCTCACGCCCAAGTTGGCAGAGGGATGCCAGGCAGCCGTCAGCCGCGACCAGGCCGGCGCCAGCGGGCGCTTCCCGGCCTGGATCTGGGTCAGGGCCAGGGGTGGCGCGTGGGGATCGCGGCGGCATCGTCCAATCCCAACCCCGGCCCCAACCCGCCCGGCCCGCTTCTGCGCAGGCCAGGCAGGGAGCACGAGGAGTGGATGTCCCCGGGCGGCGACCGGGAGTTGCGCCTGCCGGTGGCAGCAAGGAGCAATTGGCCAGGCACCCTGCAGGTGCGGCTGCGACTAGGCCCGCGCCGAGGCCGGAAAGCCGGGTCGAACCCAGTCCCAGGCCTGAGCCAAAACCTGCGTCAAAACCCGCGCAGGCACCTGCCGCGGCTGCACCGGGTGAGCCAGCCGCAAGGAAAGAAAAGGCCGGGGATAAAGTTATCCAGCTGGCCCAGGTGAGGAGCGGCAAGCGAGAAAGCCGCACGAGCGAGAGGATTTCACGTGTGGCAGTCGAGAGGGGCGAGGTAAGGAAGGCTGTACGCCCGCTTGTCCCGACGCGCAGGAGAGAAAAGATCCAGCGCGAGAAGAAGGTGGCCCTGCCCGAGACGATAATGGTCAAGGACCTCGCGGCAAAAATGGGGGTCTCTTCGTCTGACGTTATAAAGAATCTGCTCGAGCTGGGCGTTATCGTGAATATCAACCAGGAGATAGATTTCGATACGGCGAGCATCATTGCCGACGAGTACGGCTTCGATGTGGAGCCGGAGAGCAAGGCCGAGGCGCGCGAATTCGGCATCGAGGATACTGAGGATGATCCGGCATCGCTGGTGATTCGTCCCCCTGTGGTTACAATCATGGGGCACGTTGACCACGGAAAGACCTCCCTTCTTGACGTCATCCGGGAAACCAACGTTACGGCCCAGGAGGCTGGAGGCATAACGCAGCATATAGGGGCATACCAGGTTGAATTGAACGGCCGGAAGATAACCTTTATTGATACCCCGGGTCATGAGGCGTTTACGGCCATGAGGGCGCGCGGCGCCCAGGTGACGGATATCGCCATCCTTGTCGTGGCTGCCGATGATGGCGTAATGCCTCAGACTGTCGAGGCTATAAATCACGCCAGGGCAGCCGGGGTCCCGATAATAGTGGCGATCAACAAGATCGACAAGCCCAATGCCCAGCCTGATCGCGTCAAACAGGAGCTTTCGGAGCATGGCCTTGTACCGGAGGAGTGGGGTGGGGATACGGTTTGCGTTGAAGTGTCCGCCCTCAAGCGCATCGGCATCGAGGGTCTGCTCGAAATGATCCTCCTTGTTGCTGATATGCGCGACCTCAAGGCAAATCCCGACAGGCCGGCCAAGGGCACGGTCATCGAAGCCGAGCTTGACAAGGGACGCGGCCCCGTGGCTACGGTCTTAATCGAGAAGGGGACCCTTAACATCGGGGATTCCATCGTTGTCGGGGATGTGGCCGGTCGAGTGCGAGCTATGATCGATGATAAAGGTGAGTCCGTGAGGAAGGCCGTGCCCTCCATGCCTGTCGAGGTGCTGGGCCTGTCGGATGTGCCCAAGGCCGGGGATATCCTGCAGGTCGTTCCCGAGGACCGTCTTGCCAAACAGCTCGCGAACCGGCGCCAGGAGCGTAAGCGCGCCGAAGATATCAGCCCCGCAAGGCGTATAAGCCTTGACGACCTGTTTGACAGGATAAAAGAGGGGGAGGTCAAAGAGCTTAAGCTCATCATAAAGGCCGACGTCCAGGGCTCCGTGGAAGCCCTCCGGCAGGCCCTCGAGAGGCTCAGCACGGATGAGGTGAAGGTCAATATTATCCATTCCGGCGTCGGGGCCATCACGGAGAGCGATATCATGCTCGCGTCCGCGTCATCGGCGATCGTTATCGGCTTTCAGGTTCGCCCGGATGCCAATGCGAAGAAGATGGCCGAACGTGACGGTGTGGATGTCCGGCTCTACAGGATCATCTATGACGCCACCGAGGATATAAAGGCTGCCATGGAGGGCATGCTCGAGCCCGAGTATCACGAGGTTGTAATGGGGAAAGCCCAGGTGAGGGCGACGTTCAAGATACCCAAGGTTGGGATGATAGCCGGGAGCTATGTGGAGGAAGGCAAGATCACCCGCGATGCAGATGTGCGGGTATTGCGCGATAATATAGTTGTCCATGAGGGTAAGATAGAATCCCTCAAGAGATTCAAGGATGACGTCCGCGAGGTCTTGCAGGGGTTTGAATGCGGAATCGGGTTGCAGAACTTCAATGATATAAAGGAAGGGGATATCATTGAAGCCTTTAAGCTGGAGGAGTCACATCGCCAGCTTTAG
- a CDS encoding DUF503 domain-containing protein, whose product MMVGIMRVELSIGKAASLKDKRRVVKSIIDRFRVRYNVAIAEVDNQDAWQRVTLGLACVSTDGRHANEILSCIARDLERDREATLIDYRVEII is encoded by the coding sequence ATGATGGTTGGAATCATGAGGGTGGAGCTCTCCATAGGCAAGGCAGCCTCCCTTAAGGACAAGCGGCGCGTAGTGAAGAGCATTATCGACCGCTTTCGGGTAAGATATAATGTAGCGATAGCAGAGGTTGACAACCAGGATGCGTGGCAGAGGGTGACCCTTGGCCTGGCTTGCGTCTCAACCGACGGTCGCCACGCGAACGAGATTCTATCATGCATCGCGCGGGATCTCGAGCGTGACAGGGAGGCCACCCTCATCGACTATAGAGTGGAGATCATTTGA
- the rbfA gene encoding 30S ribosome-binding factor RbfA, with protein sequence MGELRREKLRELIKEEVSSILRREMKDPRIGFVTVTDVEISSDLSHVKIYVSVLGDEPSREETMRGLESATGFVRSELGRRIRLRHTPEIVFKFDSSIERGAKVLELLDKVKRGEEAID encoded by the coding sequence GTGGGTGAGCTTCGAAGGGAAAAGCTTCGCGAGTTAATAAAAGAGGAAGTTAGCAGCATACTACGACGGGAGATGAAGGACCCGAGGATAGGGTTTGTGACCGTTACAGACGTGGAGATATCTTCCGACCTGAGTCACGTCAAGATATATGTCAGCGTCCTCGGGGATGAACCTTCCCGTGAAGAGACGATGAGGGGCCTCGAGAGCGCCACGGGTTTCGTCCGGAGCGAGCTTGGCAGGCGCATCCGGTTGAGGCATACCCCGGAGATTGTTTTTAAATTCGATAGCTCAATAGAGCGGGGCGCCAAGGTTCTCGAGCTCTTGGACAAGGTCAAGAGGGGCGAGGAGGCAATAGACTGA
- a CDS encoding bifunctional oligoribonuclease/PAP phosphatase NrnA, with the protein MIWAEQAARILLGARSLLIMSHIFPDGDSIGSLLALGLALARRSREVTLVCPDDIPETYAFLPGIEGILTVEGARERLSAGRNVDLVVILDSSDLERIGKGANLIPEDACVVNIDHHVTNKNFGAHNFIKVEAAAVGELVYALLLALGTDIDKDIATCLLTALIADTGSFRYSNTTAETFDIAARLVKRGAEPAVIAEHVFETKPFSSLKLLGRVLDNLELSPDGRVAWVSLPHRLLDEFHVNEAQTEGFVNYARMVAGVEVAVLFREEANSRIRVGLRSRDRFDVSRLAQRFGGGGHAKAAGCTIEGDLEHAKQLVLEAIADELGNEPRNNGNETGGIHAEEAEGRVRGR; encoded by the coding sequence ATGATCTGGGCAGAGCAAGCGGCGAGAATACTCCTGGGGGCGAGGAGCTTATTAATAATGTCCCATATCTTCCCCGACGGTGACAGCATCGGCTCCCTGCTGGCCCTTGGCCTTGCCCTAGCTCGCCGCTCCAGGGAGGTAACGCTGGTATGCCCCGATGATATCCCGGAGACGTATGCCTTCCTCCCCGGCATCGAGGGTATTTTGACCGTGGAGGGTGCGCGAGAGCGCCTGTCCGCCGGCCGTAATGTTGATCTTGTAGTCATACTCGACTCGAGCGATCTCGAGCGGATAGGTAAAGGCGCTAACCTGATTCCCGAGGATGCATGCGTGGTCAATATAGATCACCACGTTACAAACAAGAATTTTGGGGCCCACAACTTCATCAAGGTCGAGGCCGCGGCGGTCGGCGAGCTGGTCTATGCCCTGCTTCTTGCCCTCGGGACTGATATAGACAAGGATATTGCGACTTGCCTTTTGACGGCTCTGATCGCAGACACTGGTTCGTTTCGCTATTCGAACACCACAGCGGAAACCTTTGATATCGCGGCGAGGCTGGTCAAAAGGGGCGCCGAGCCCGCCGTTATAGCGGAACACGTTTTCGAGACCAAGCCTTTCTCCAGCTTGAAGCTCCTCGGCAGGGTGCTGGACAACCTCGAACTCAGCCCGGATGGGCGTGTGGCTTGGGTCAGCCTGCCTCACAGGCTGCTTGATGAGTTCCACGTGAACGAGGCGCAGACTGAAGGGTTTGTAAACTACGCCCGCATGGTTGCCGGCGTTGAGGTTGCGGTGTTATTTCGCGAGGAGGCCAACTCCAGGATCCGGGTTGGCTTGAGGTCGCGCGATCGTTTTGATGTAAGCAGGCTGGCGCAGAGATTCGGCGGCGGGGGACACGCGAAGGCTGCCGGGTGTACAATTGAGGGAGACCTTGAGCACGCTAAACAGCTGGTGCTGGAGGCCATCGCTGATGAGCTGGGAAACGAACCAAGAAACAACGGGAATGAGACTGGTGGGATCCATGCAGAAGAGGCAGAAGGACGTGTGCGAGGGCGCTGA
- the truB gene encoding tRNA pseudouridine(55) synthase TruB, which yields MRLVGSMQKRQKDVCEGADGILVVLKPPGMTSHDVVAWLRRLLRIRRIGHTGTLDPLAAGVLPILVGGATRAAQFMATELKSYRAEILLGVSTDTLDSAGKVTRVTPGFCIDRRALERTLRSFTGRISQVPPMVSAVHHEGRRLYELAREGRTVERKPRQVEVREIRVVGFRGLAGALGEGDAGGVVDRDPGGPKLVFGTRVMLDIECSSGTYIRSLASDIGDALGIGAHLSFLVRTEACGFTLVDAATLEEIRESVDRLGRLEMLLPTASGLRHIPGVMLPEEAVMRVFNGASVSVEGLRDYEPGALVRLHAPDASLIAIARVSAAGRGPGMVARPVRVFPDAGRVGCRGFDH from the coding sequence ATGAGACTGGTGGGATCCATGCAGAAGAGGCAGAAGGACGTGTGCGAGGGCGCTGATGGAATCCTGGTTGTCCTGAAGCCGCCCGGCATGACATCCCATGATGTTGTTGCATGGCTTCGCAGGCTGCTAAGAATTCGGCGCATAGGCCACACGGGCACGCTGGACCCGCTGGCAGCGGGGGTATTGCCCATTCTGGTGGGCGGGGCGACCAGGGCTGCCCAGTTTATGGCAACAGAGCTTAAAAGCTACAGGGCGGAAATCCTTCTCGGCGTGAGCACTGATACCCTGGATTCCGCCGGGAAGGTAACGCGCGTGACCCCGGGGTTTTGTATCGACCGCCGCGCGCTGGAGCGAACCCTGAGGTCGTTCACTGGGAGGATAAGCCAGGTGCCCCCCATGGTATCCGCGGTCCACCATGAAGGAAGGCGCCTCTACGAGCTTGCGAGGGAGGGCAGGACCGTGGAGCGCAAACCCAGGCAGGTGGAGGTGAGGGAGATTAGAGTGGTGGGGTTCAGGGGCCTTGCCGGCGCCCTTGGCGAGGGCGACGCTGGCGGCGTGGTCGACCGTGATCCCGGCGGCCCGAAGCTGGTATTTGGAACCAGGGTCATGCTCGATATTGAATGCTCCTCTGGAACATATATTCGCTCCCTCGCATCCGACATAGGCGATGCGCTCGGGATAGGGGCCCACCTCTCATTCCTGGTCCGCACGGAGGCGTGTGGCTTCACACTTGTCGATGCGGCCACGCTGGAGGAGATCAGAGAGAGTGTGGACCGCCTTGGGCGCCTGGAAATGCTCCTACCGACAGCCTCCGGCCTGCGTCATATCCCCGGGGTGATGTTGCCGGAGGAGGCCGTGATGAGGGTCTTCAATGGAGCTTCCGTGTCCGTCGAGGGTCTTCGCGATTATGAGCCCGGGGCGCTGGTGAGGTTGCATGCCCCAGACGCTTCTCTGATCGCTATTGCAAGGGTCTCGGCCGCGGGTAGAGGTCCAGGCATGGTAGCCAGGCCCGTTAGGGTTTTCCCGGATGCTGGGAGGGTGGGTTGCCGTGGATTTGATCACTGA
- a CDS encoding bifunctional riboflavin kinase/FAD synthetase, with translation MDLITDLEQVAPRLGLGHSSVALGMFDGVHRGHQAVLRRAVARARAERLISVAFTFDRHPYSIIAPDRVPPLITPTEEKARLISGLGLDAMVIYPFDETFANMSPEDFAAGILKGWLRASRAVVGYNYTFGRGGTATPELLKDLGRTLGFGVDVVGPVNLNGMTVGSTEIRALLLSGDVRSAAGLLGRPFSIRGKVVKGYGRGSEMGFPTANIAPPMGVLIPREGVYAVRVLAGDGQQEQIGVANIGFRPTFGGRERTIEVYILDFRGDMYGSVITILFIDRIRPEIKFDRWENLRAQIDRDVEVARSILGDRSNSLDSLNQVIYKDSGL, from the coding sequence GTGGATTTGATCACTGATCTCGAGCAGGTTGCGCCAAGGCTTGGCCTTGGGCATTCATCTGTAGCATTGGGCATGTTCGATGGTGTGCATAGGGGGCACCAGGCGGTGCTCCGCCGGGCGGTGGCGCGCGCAAGGGCAGAGCGCCTGATTAGCGTGGCTTTCACTTTCGACAGGCACCCATATTCAATCATAGCCCCCGACCGCGTCCCGCCATTGATAACCCCAACCGAGGAAAAGGCGAGGTTGATCTCGGGCCTGGGGTTGGATGCAATGGTTATCTACCCATTCGACGAGACGTTTGCAAATATGTCCCCCGAGGATTTTGCAGCCGGTATCCTCAAAGGCTGGTTGAGGGCCTCCAGGGCCGTTGTGGGTTACAACTATACCTTTGGCCGGGGCGGGACAGCCACGCCCGAGCTCCTCAAGGACCTGGGCCGGACCCTCGGGTTTGGCGTCGATGTTGTCGGTCCGGTAAACCTAAATGGCATGACAGTTGGGAGCACCGAAATCAGGGCTCTCCTCCTGAGTGGCGATGTCAGGTCTGCAGCGGGGCTCCTGGGCAGGCCCTTCTCAATCAGAGGCAAGGTTGTCAAGGGTTACGGGCGCGGTAGCGAGATGGGCTTTCCGACCGCTAATATCGCCCCGCCTATGGGGGTTCTCATTCCGCGTGAAGGGGTTTACGCCGTCCGCGTCCTGGCCGGAGATGGGCAGCAAGAGCAAATCGGGGTGGCGAATATTGGTTTCCGGCCAACCTTTGGCGGCAGGGAGAGGACGATAGAGGTCTATATCCTGGATTTCAGGGGCGATATGTATGGCTCAGTCATCACCATCCTATTCATCGACCGCATCAGGCCTGAGATCAAGTTTGACAGGTGGGAGAATCTCAGGGCCCAGATAGATCGCGACGTGGAGGTTGCCAGGTCTATCCTGGGGGATCGTTCCAATTCCCTCGATTCCCTGAACCAGGTCATTTACAAGGATTCCGGTTTATGA
- the rpsO gene encoding 30S ribosomal protein S15, whose protein sequence is MALPSEEKKSIIGQYGLHEKDTGSPEVQVAILTERINDLTEHLKEHKKDFHSRRGLLKMVGQRRRLLNYLQRKDVERYRTLIEKLGLRK, encoded by the coding sequence GTGGCACTACCGTCAGAGGAAAAGAAGTCTATTATTGGGCAGTACGGGTTGCACGAGAAGGATACGGGCTCGCCGGAGGTGCAGGTTGCGATCTTGACTGAGCGCATTAACGACCTCACGGAGCACCTTAAGGAGCACAAGAAGGATTTCCACTCCCGCAGGGGGCTCTTGAAGATGGTCGGGCAACGGCGGCGACTGCTCAATTACCTGCAGCGGAAGGACGTTGAAAGATACCGCACGCTTATAGAAAAACTTGGGCTGCGTAAGTAG